In Pseudemcibacter aquimaris, the sequence TTATGCTTACACCGCGTTCACGCAGGCGTCGGATCAAATCAAGGCATTTATATGCCGCGATGCCGCCACCGATAACAAGCAATATCCTTTTATCATTTAAGATGTCCGCCACAGATGGTCCTTTTCTGGTTGTCTATTACAGAAGATAATCACTTGGGTGCCGTTAATCAATAAGCATATATAGTGAAAACATCAGTGCGCTGCCGATAATGCCACCCAAAATACCGTAGAGGAATAATTTTAATGAACTGCGTCTGCGGTTTTTGCCGCTTTGCATGTCCCGCATTTGATGGATGACATCCTCTACATCTTCGATAATTTGCGGTAATCTTGAAAGGGTTTCATAAACTGTATTTGCGCTATTTTTAATTTGCGCAAACGGGTTTAAATTCTCACTTACCCATTTTTCTATGACAGGACGTGATACTTCCCACATATTGATATCTGGGTTCATATTCAGCGCCACACCTTCTGCCGTAACCATGGTTTTTTGCAACAGTATAAGCTGCGGTTGCGTATGCATATTGAATGTGGCCGTTGTTTCAAACAACTGGCCGAGTAGCTTACCTGCTGAAATTTCACGAAGCGGTTTACCGACCACCGGTTCACCAATGGCACGGATGGCTTGTTTAAATTTTGTGTAATCCTGATCACCCGGAACATATCCCAAATCAAAATGCGCCTTTGCAATACGGTCATAATCCTGATTGGCAAAACCGTAAAGAATATCGGCAAGACCTTTTCTGGTTTTTAAATCAATGCGGCCCATAATACCGAAATCAATCGCCATTACTTTATTGCCGTCGCAAGCGAAAAGATTGCCCTGATGCAAGTCAGCATGGAAAAAACCATCATTTAGCGCCTGGCTTAAAAACCCCTGTACCAGGTTTTCAGCGAGCTTTTTCGGGTCCATTCCTGCTTTTTTAATGTCATCCAGTTTTTTAAATGATATGCCATCCACCCATTTGGTGGTCAGCACTTGACGGCTGGTGCGGTCCCAATCAACGGTTGGTACGTCATAATTGGGATTATCTTTTGTGTTTTGTTTTAGCTCCGCTGCGGCAGCGGCCTCGATACGAAGATCCATTTCAAGGGCAATGACTTCGGCAATGGTATCAACCACTTTACTCGGGCGCAGGCGGCGTGCTTCCGCAGAGAAAAATTCGACAATGCCCGCAAGCCATCTAAATGCCTCAAGATCTCGGGCAAAAGCTTTTGCAATGCCGGGTCTTAAGACTTTAACGGCAACTTTGTTGCCTTGTTTAGTAGTGGCCATATGAACCTGCGCGATAGAGGCCGCGGCAATAGGTTCTTTATCAAATTCAGAAAAAAGCTCTTCGATTGTATTGCCCAAATCTTCTTCGATAATCTCTCTTGCTTTATCAGCAGAGAAGGGCGGGA encodes:
- the ubiB gene encoding 2-polyprenylphenol 6-hydroxylase, producing MLRWVRHIGRIIKVGYTLSRHDALMDMVELFGERPKALAKLTRSTLKHDPNGKPETKLVIALQDLGPSFIKIGQALATRPDIIGPDVALDLLKLQDNVPPFSADKAREIIEEDLGNTIEELFSEFDKEPIAAASIAQVHMATTKQGNKVAVKVLRPGIAKAFARDLEAFRWLAGIVEFFSAEARRLRPSKVVDTIAEVIALEMDLRIEAAAAAELKQNTKDNPNYDVPTVDWDRTSRQVLTTKWVDGISFKKLDDIKKAGMDPKKLAENLVQGFLSQALNDGFFHADLHQGNLFACDGNKVMAIDFGIMGRIDLKTRKGLADILYGFANQDYDRIAKAHFDLGYVPGDQDYTKFKQAIRAIGEPVVGKPLREISAGKLLGQLFETTATFNMHTQPQLILLQKTMVTAEGVALNMNPDINMWEVSRPVIEKWVSENLNPFAQIKNSANTVYETLSRLPQIIEDVEDVIHQMRDMQSGKNRRRSSLKLFLYGILGGIIGSALMFSLYMLID